The following are encoded together in the Lathyrus oleraceus cultivar Zhongwan6 chromosome 3, CAAS_Psat_ZW6_1.0, whole genome shotgun sequence genome:
- the LOC127126737 gene encoding LOW QUALITY PROTEIN: probable galacturonosyltransferase 3 (The sequence of the model RefSeq protein was modified relative to this genomic sequence to represent the inferred CDS: inserted 1 base in 1 codon), with product MLLTLSISLCRGSCDQCHRAKEFDVTTSRNRNYPDEKDIDIIATYSDASGHIQLARLKMRDLSDSWVWENPSNAKTEQQNYSQEGMESLQTDTRFEDNLKHSADEHNPEEGFARTPHSSSLMTPVKIKRRMMRLERRKARAAELSQQNKETDNRIVSAAVERSKGFDTTITGKYSIWRKXNPNSDSTVKLMRDQIIMAKAYSNIAKSKNKTALYEALVKHSRDSKLAIGDANSDAELQTGALNWAKAMGHILSVAKDRLYDCILVARKLRVMLQSTENRVNLQKKRSASLIQLAAKTVPRPLHCLPLQLAADYYLQGYHKKGNLGKEKIEDPSLFHYAIFSDNVLAASVVVNSTVQNANEPEKHVFHIVTDKLNFPSMRMWFLINPPSKATIEVQNIDDFKWLNSSYCSVLRQLESARIKEYYFKANHPSSLSAGSDNLKYRNPKYLSMLNHLRFYLPEVYPKLNKILFLDDDIVVQKDLTPLWSIDLKGMVIGAVETCKESFHRFDKYLNFSNPLISSNFSPDACGWAFGMNMFDLKEWKKRNITGIYHRWQDLNEDRTLWKLGTLPPGLITFYKLTYPLDRGWHVLGLGYDPTLNLTEIENAAVVHYNGNYKPWLNLAVSKYKSFWSKYVMFDNPYLQVCNLSE from the exons GATTCTTGGGTTTGGGAAAACCCTAGTAATGCTAAGACTGAACAACAAAATTACTCTCAG GAAGGAATGGAGTCTTTGCAAACTGATACTAGATTTGAAGACAATCTCAAGCACTCAGCAGATGAACATAATCCTGAAGAAGGCTTTGCTCGAACTCCCCATTCCTCCTCACTAATGACTCCGGTGAAAATCAAGCGCCGG ATGATGCGGCTGGAAAGAAGAAAAGCTCGTGCTGCTGAACTTAGTCAGCAAAACAAAGAAACGGACAATCGCATTGTGTCAGCAGCAGTTGAACGCTCCAAAGGATTTGATACCACTATCACCGGGAAGTATAGTATATGGAGGA AAAACCCAAATTCTGATTCCACTGTTAAACTCATGCGAGACCAAATAATAATGGCCAAAGCTTATTCCAATATTGCAAAGTCTAAGAACAAAACTGCTCTTTACGAAGCTCTTGTCAAACACTCCAGAGATAGTAAACTAGCTATTGGAGATGCAAATTCTGATGCCGAGCTTCAGACTGG AGCACTTAATTGGGCAAAAGCTATGGGTCACATTCTTTCTGTAGCAAAGGACCGACTTTATGACTGCATTTTAGTGGCAAGGAAGTTAAGGGTGATGCTTCAATCAACTGAAAATAGAGTGAATTTGCAGAAGAAAAGAAGTGCATCCTTGATTCAGCTAGCTGCAAAAACAGTGCCTAGACCATTGCATTGTCTTCCCCTTCAACTTGCAGCTGATTATTACCTACAGGGCTATCATAAGAAAGGAAATCTTGGCAAGGAAAAGATTGAAGACCCATCTCTGTTCCACTATGCTATCTTTTCTGATAATGTACTGGCTGCATCCGTGGTTGTTAATTCTACTGTGCAAAATGCAAACGAGCCTGAGAAGCATGTATTCCATATAGTAACTGACAAATTAAATTTTCCATCAATGAGAATGTGGTTTCTCATCAACCCTCCTTCTAAAGCAACCATTGAAGTTCAGAATATTGATGATTTCAAGTGGCTGAATTCCTCGTATTGTTCTGTTTTACGTCAACTTGAatcagcaagaatcaaggagTATTACTTTAAAGCCAATCATCCTTCCTCTCTCTCTGCTGGTTCTGACAATCTAAAATATAGAAATCCCAAATATTTGTCAATGCTGAATCACTTAAGGTTCTACCTTCCCGAAGTTTATCCAAAATTGAACAAAATTCTATTCTTGGATGATGACATTGTCGTGCAGAAAGATTTGACACCTCTTTGGTCAATTGATTTGAAAGGTATGGTGATCGGTGCAGTAGAGACATGCAAGGAGAGCTTCCATAGGTTTGATAAATACCTAAATTTTAGTAATCCACTGATCTCCAGTAATTTCAGTCCCGATGCATGTGGTTGGGCATTTGGCATGAATATGTTTGACTTGAAGGAGTGGAAGAAACGAAACATCACCGGAATCTATCATCGGTGGCAAGATTTG AATGAGGATAGAACCCTCTGGAAGCTTGGAACATTACCACCAGGCTTAATCACCTTTTATAAACTGACCTATCCGCTAGATCGGGGTTGGCATGTTTTGGGACTTGGCTATGATCCGACTCTGAACTTAACGGAGATAGAGAATGCCGCTGTTGTTCACTATAACGGAAACTACAAGCCATGGTTAAATCTTGCTGTTTCCAAGTATAAATCGTTCTGGTCCAAATATGTTATGTTTGACAATCCATATCTTCAAGTTTGCAACCTCAGTGAGTAG